Proteins from one Desmodus rotundus isolate HL8 chromosome 9, HLdesRot8A.1, whole genome shotgun sequence genomic window:
- the AARSD1 gene encoding alanyl-tRNA editing protein Aarsd1 isoform X1: MAFRCQRDSYAREFTTTVVSCRPAELQTEGSNGKKEVLSGFHVVLEDTLLFPEGGGQPDDRGTINDVSVLRVTRRGAQADHFTQMPLTPGTEVHVRVDWGRRFDHMQQHSAQHLITAVADHLFGLKTTSWELGRLRCVIELDSPSVTAQQVATIEQSVNEKIRDRLPVNVRELSLDDPEVEQVRGRGLPDDHAGPVRVVTIQSVDSNMCCGTHVSNLSDLQVIKILGTEKGKKNKTNLIFLAGNRVLKWMERSYGTEKALTTLLKCGAEDHVEAVKKLQNSTKLLQKNNLTMLRDLAVHVAHSLRSSPDWGGVVSLHRKEGDSEFMNIIANEIGSEETLLFLTVGDEKGAGLFLLAGPAEAVGTLGPRVAEVLEGKGAGKKGRFQGKATKLSRRAEAQVLLQDHMGTQSAEE, translated from the exons ATGGCGTTCCGGTGTCAGCGGGACAGCTACGCCCGGGAG TTCACCACCACCGTGGTCTCCTGCCGTCCCGCGGAGCTGCAAACCGAAGGAAGCAATGGCAAGAAGGAAGTGCTGAGCGGGTTTCACGTGGTGCTAGAAGACACGCTGCTTTTCCCCGAGGGCGGGGGACAG cCTGATGACCGCGGTACAATCAATGACGTGTCTGTGCTGAGAGTGACCCGCCGGGGGGCCCAGGCGGATCATTTCACACAGATGCCCCTGACCCCTGGGACTGAGGTCCATGTCCGGGTGGACTGGGGGCGGAGGTTTGACCACATGCAGCAGCATTCAG CGCAGCATCTCATCACAGCGGTTGCTGACCATCTGTTTGGGCTGAAGACGACATCATG GGAGTTAGGGCGACTCCGGTGTGTGATTGAGCTGGACAGCCCCTCTGTGACGGCACAGCAAGTGGCTACCATTGAGCAGAGTGTCAATGAAAAAATCAGAGACCGGTTGCCCGTGAATGTGCGAGAACTGAGCTTAGACGACCCTGAGGTGGAGCAG GTGAGGGGCCGGGGTCTGCCGGATGATCACGCTGGGCCCGTTCGAGTTGTCACCATCCAGAGTGTTGATTCCAACATGTGCTGTGGGACCCACGTGAGCAATCTCAGCGACCTTCAG GTCATTAAGATTCTGGGCactgaaaaggggaaaaagaacaaaaccaaccTGATATTTCTGGCTGGGAACCGGGTGCTGAAGTGGATGGAGAGAAGTTACGGAACTGAAAAAGCACTGACCACACTGCTTAA GTGTGGGGCAGAGGATCACGTGGAAGCAGTGAAGAAGCTGCAGAACTCCACCAAGCTCCTGCAGAAG AACAACCTGACCATGCTGAGAGACCTGGCTGTGCACGTGGCCCACAGCCTCAGGagcagccctgactggggaggtGTGGTCTCATTACACAG GAAGGAGGGTGATTCTGAGTTCATGAATATCATCGCCAATGAGATCGGGTCAGAG GAGACGCTCCTGTTCTTAACGGTGGGCGATGAGAAAGGCGCTGGCCTCTTCTTACTGGCAGGGCCAGCGGAGGCCGTGGGGACCCTGGGGCCCAG GGTGGCTGAGGTGCTGGAAGGGAAAGGAGCGGGGAAGAAAGGCCGCTTTCAGGGTAAGGCCACCAAGCTGAGCCGGCGGGCAGAGGCGCAGGTGCTTCTCCAGGACCACATGGGCACCCAGAGCGCCGAGGAGTGA
- the AARSD1 gene encoding alanyl-tRNA editing protein Aarsd1 isoform X2, protein MGNLQFRPDDRGTINDVSVLRVTRRGAQADHFTQMPLTPGTEVHVRVDWGRRFDHMQQHSAQHLITAVADHLFGLKTTSWELGRLRCVIELDSPSVTAQQVATIEQSVNEKIRDRLPVNVRELSLDDPEVEQVRGRGLPDDHAGPVRVVTIQSVDSNMCCGTHVSNLSDLQVIKILGTEKGKKNKTNLIFLAGNRVLKWMERSYGTEKALTTLLKCGAEDHVEAVKKLQNSTKLLQKNNLTMLRDLAVHVAHSLRSSPDWGGVVSLHRKEGDSEFMNIIANEIGSEETLLFLTVGDEKGAGLFLLAGPAEAVGTLGPRVAEVLEGKGAGKKGRFQGKATKLSRRAEAQVLLQDHMGTQSAEE, encoded by the exons ATGGGGAATCTCCAATTCCGG cCTGATGACCGCGGTACAATCAATGACGTGTCTGTGCTGAGAGTGACCCGCCGGGGGGCCCAGGCGGATCATTTCACACAGATGCCCCTGACCCCTGGGACTGAGGTCCATGTCCGGGTGGACTGGGGGCGGAGGTTTGACCACATGCAGCAGCATTCAG CGCAGCATCTCATCACAGCGGTTGCTGACCATCTGTTTGGGCTGAAGACGACATCATG GGAGTTAGGGCGACTCCGGTGTGTGATTGAGCTGGACAGCCCCTCTGTGACGGCACAGCAAGTGGCTACCATTGAGCAGAGTGTCAATGAAAAAATCAGAGACCGGTTGCCCGTGAATGTGCGAGAACTGAGCTTAGACGACCCTGAGGTGGAGCAG GTGAGGGGCCGGGGTCTGCCGGATGATCACGCTGGGCCCGTTCGAGTTGTCACCATCCAGAGTGTTGATTCCAACATGTGCTGTGGGACCCACGTGAGCAATCTCAGCGACCTTCAG GTCATTAAGATTCTGGGCactgaaaaggggaaaaagaacaaaaccaaccTGATATTTCTGGCTGGGAACCGGGTGCTGAAGTGGATGGAGAGAAGTTACGGAACTGAAAAAGCACTGACCACACTGCTTAA GTGTGGGGCAGAGGATCACGTGGAAGCAGTGAAGAAGCTGCAGAACTCCACCAAGCTCCTGCAGAAG AACAACCTGACCATGCTGAGAGACCTGGCTGTGCACGTGGCCCACAGCCTCAGGagcagccctgactggggaggtGTGGTCTCATTACACAG GAAGGAGGGTGATTCTGAGTTCATGAATATCATCGCCAATGAGATCGGGTCAGAG GAGACGCTCCTGTTCTTAACGGTGGGCGATGAGAAAGGCGCTGGCCTCTTCTTACTGGCAGGGCCAGCGGAGGCCGTGGGGACCCTGGGGCCCAG GGTGGCTGAGGTGCTGGAAGGGAAAGGAGCGGGGAAGAAAGGCCGCTTTCAGGGTAAGGCCACCAAGCTGAGCCGGCGGGCAGAGGCGCAGGTGCTTCTCCAGGACCACATGGGCACCCAGAGCGCCGAGGAGTGA